In Caretta caretta isolate rCarCar2 chromosome 4, rCarCar1.hap1, whole genome shotgun sequence, one genomic interval encodes:
- the SPEF1 gene encoding sperm flagellar protein 1 encodes MKTLWLPPALRAGRARGELGRAPQAWGWRGLAWAQLAAEPMANGELDEESLQELYSWVDAIPLSRPKKNITRDFSDGVLAAEVVKFYFPKMVEMHNYVPANSTQQKLSNWGHLNRKVLNKLNFSIPEDMIRKIVQCTPGMVELVLLPLRQKIEDKQKRSKVASSTYQELGTRYALNENGHMETGYSSKPKTNAAGIYVQQSPRAERMNKDQQGYAQALQGDTSFRIQLAEREQALLACQEMVQILQMKVRRLEHLLHLKNVRIDDLTRRLQQVEQKQK; translated from the exons ATGAAAACACTATGGCTGCCTCCAGCCCTGCGGGCAGGCAGAGCCAGGGGCGAGCTTGGCCGTGCCCCGCAggcgtgggggtggagaggcctggcctgggcccagctgGCGGCCGAGCCGATGGCGAACGGGGAGCTGGACGAGGAGAGCCTGCAGGAGCTCTACAGCTGGGTGGATGCCATCCCCCTGTCCCGACCCAAGAAGAACATCACCCGAGACTTCAGCGATGGAG TTCTAGCAGCAGAAGTGGTGAAATTTTACTTTCCCAAAATGGTGGAAATGCACAATTATGTCCCAGCTAATTCAACGCAACAGAAACTCTCCAACTGGGGCCATCTCAACAG GAAGGTGCTGAACAAGCTGAATTTCTCCATCCCGGAAGACATGATCCGGAAGATCGTACAGTGCACGCCCGGCATGGTGGAGCTAGTGCTGCTCCCACTGCGGCAGAAAATCGAGGACAAGCAGAAGCGGAGCAAGGTGGCATCTAGCACGTATCAG GAGCTGGGCACACGCTATGCACTCAATGAGAATGGCCATATGGAAACAG GCTATTCGTCAAAGCCAAAGACCAATGCAGCAGGGATCTACGTGCAGCAGTCCCCACGAGCTGAAAG GATGAACAAGGACCAGCAAGGCTATGCCCAGGCACTGCAGGGAGACACCAGCTTCCGCATTCAGTTAGCGGAGAGGGAGCAGGCTCTGCTGGCTTGTCAAGAGATGGTCCAG ATCCTGCAGATGAAGGTGCGGCGGCTGGAACACCTGCTCCACCTGAAGAACGTTCGGATTGACGACCTCACGAGGCGCCTCCAGCAAGTGGAGCAGAAACAGAAATGA